The nucleotide window tacattcttttcatttcGGTGAAATGATAAAATAGAATACATGGAAGGATCCGAGATTAGTGCTGATATCAGAAATAGCCTTCACTCCTGCCCTTGAAACCAATCTGCCCAAAAGTGAGGCACAAGAACAGACCCAAGTGCCATGTGACCAACCACAGCCTGTTACCGCAAATTATAAGAGAAAGTTAGGGCACCAGTTACTATAAGATCATTTTTCTGGgcagggaatatatatatatatatatatatatacacagttCACTCATTAATGCTGTTCTATCTCGTGATAGGatgattgagaaaaaacaagaacaaaaagaagcGAACTAGAACTAGTACGAGATAATGAAAATACCTataacatttttctttatgtttttctttcaactgtcAATCACAATGGATTGGACAACTCTCATGAGTATGCATACTGACTCTAGAAAGTGAGTCACAATTtaattttcctctctctctctctctctatatatatatatatatatatatatatagtcaaatgtgtgtgcgtgtgcacGTGTGTGAAATTATTCAGAAACTTACCAGAATTGAGAGCCAAGAGCAGGGCCAGTGGGCCAGTGAGCAAGCTCAGTTCCAATGCTGTCAAAGAAGAGGCTTGTCAAGCTCTTCCCATCAATGGCGGGAATGCTAGAGGGTGCAATCCACCCGATCAGCCCAAAGCCAATTACATTAAGGTCTGTTCGCAGCCAATCACCTCTGAAGCTGAGAGAACAACATTCGTATATCTCATTATCATAGTTTCATAGTCGCTTACACATACAAAGGAGAATGTGAAATCAGGAGACGTTGCATTTACATATAACTTAAATTGACCATTGAATCGACATTAATCTAGCGGTTTTCAATTATTCTGATCAATGTCTTCGTGACTTTTGTAAATGCATGTCTATTGGGTACagttcttttcttgctttgtttGAATGTGGggctaatttttaaaaaagatatgTTTTGATCAAAGCAAAAATCcttttgtataaaaattttaagaccctttatatatattatgaaaaaattgaaatcagcagGCAGATGACTAAATATTCGCTAAAAGCTCTATATTATCAGAACATTAGTAACTGTTATTGTGTTTTTAAGGACAGTTTATGAGACTTCCAATGACGTGCTTTAAATATAGCTGCCAAAAATAAGTCTAATATGTGTCTAccattaaataaaatattttaggataaaatataataaacagTGGCATCACTTTAAGTTGAACGAAAGGGAAGCGCTGGTACAATTTATACTGGAAAATAAAATGCCGTGTACATTccttttgggacgcatgttccAAGCGCATGAATAGATTAGATGTCACAGAAGATGAGAAAGTAGTACCAAGTGAACCTCCCGTTTGAGTTTGATGCAGCTACCTTGAGAGGATTAACTTCAATTGCGGGGGATCTAAGAAAACCTGCAGCGGAAAAGtgaatcaaaattaatgatcgGACTTAAACTATACTGAGATAACTTAATCTAGAAAAAAAAGTCTTGGATGCGATTTTATAAGCAAATTAAACTTATGTGTGTCTCCATTCATGGTAGGCAAAATAAATAATACAATTAAGATACAACGAAGTAGATTCAAGGGGAAGA belongs to Nymphaea colorata isolate Beijing-Zhang1983 chromosome 13, ASM883128v2, whole genome shotgun sequence and includes:
- the LOC116266847 gene encoding photosystem I subunit O — encoded protein: MATMGGNALRAPVAGLGTSSLSPARPPSRINLQSSFLRSPAIEVNPLKVAASNSNGRFTCFRGDWLRTDLNVIGFGLIGWIAPSSIPAIDGKSLTSLFFDSIGTELAHWPTGPALGSQFWLWLVTWHLGLFLCLTFGQIGFKGRSEGYF